The Streptomyces sp. NBC_00510 genomic interval CCTGACGCGGGCCGAGTGGAGCGCGCTGCGCGACCGCACGCCGCTGCCGCTCACCGCCGAAGAGGTCGAGCGGCTGCGCGGCCTCGGCGACGTCATCGACCTGGACGAGGTGATCGACGTCTATCTGCCGCTGTCGCGGCTGCTCAACCTCTACGTCGGCGCCACCCACGGCCTGCGCGGAGCGGTCAACACCTTCCTCGACGACACCGGCGAGGGCCACGGCTCGCAGACCGGTACGCCCTTCGTCATCGGCGTCGCCGGCAGCGTCGCGGTCGGCAAGTCGACCACCGCGCGCATCCTGCAGGCGCTGCTCGCCCGCTGGCCGGAGCACCCGCGGGTGGAACTGGTCACCACCGACGGATTCCTGCTGCCCAAGGCCGAGCTGCAGCGCCGCGGGCTGATGTCCCGCAAGGGCTTCCCCGAGTCGTACGACCGGCGCGCCCTGACACGTTTCGTGGCCGACGTGAAGGCCGGCAAGGACGAGGTGCGCGCACCCGTCTACTCGCACCTGATCTACGACATCGTGCCGGACGAGGAGCTGTTGGTCCGGCGGCCGGACATCCTCATCGTCGAGGGCCTGAACGTCCTGCAGCCCGCCCTGCCGGGCAAGGACGGCCGCACCCGGGTCGCGCTCGCCGACTACTTCGACTTCAGCGTGTACGTGGACGCGCGCACCGAGGACATCGAGCAGTGGTATCTGGCGCGCTTCCGCAAGCTGCGCGAGACCGCCTTCCAGAACCCCCTGTCGTACTTCCACCGCTACACCGAGGTCTCCGAGGTGGAGGCCATGGAGTACGGCCGCCACACCTGGCGCGCCATCAACCAGCCCAACCTGCTGGAGAACGTGCTCCCGACCCGCGGCCGGGCCACCCTGGTCCTGCGCAAGGGCCCCGACCACAAGGTACAGAAGCTCTCCCTGCGCAAGCTCTGAGCGCCTCACCCCCGGACGTACGACGCCGCCCGCCCGGAAGTCCGGGCGGGCGGCGTCGTTGGCGCGGGGGCGGTCTAGCCGAGCGCGGACTTCACGACGTCGGCGAGCCGGCCGGCCACCGAGCGGGCGTGGTCGATGTCGGCGGCCTCGACCATGACGCGGACCACCGGCTCGGTGCCGGAGGGGCGCAGCAGCACGCGGCCGGTGGTGCCGAGTTCGGCCTCCGCCTCGGCCACGGCGGCGGACAGCTCGGTGGAGGACCCGACTCGGCTCCTGTCGACGTCCCGGACGTTGACCAGGACCTGCGGCAGCCGCTCCATGACGGTGGCCAGCTCGGCCAGCGAACGGCCGGTGGAGACGACCCGGGCGGCCAGCATGAGGCCGGTGAGGGTGCCGTCGCCGGTGGTGGCGTGGTCGAGGATGATCACGTGGCCGGACTGCTCGCCGCCGAGCGCGTAGCCGTGCTCCTTCATCGACTCCAGCACGTAGCGGTCGCCGACGGCGGTCTGGATCAGCTCGATGCCCTCGCGCTCCATGGCGAGCTTGAAGCCCAGGTTGGACATGACCGTGCCGACGACGGTGTTCTTCCGCAGCCGGTCCGCCTCGCGCATGGCGACGGCCAGGACGGCCAGGATCTGGTCGCCGTCGACCTCGTTCCCCTGGTGGTCCACGGCCAGGCAGCGGTCGGCGTCGCCGTCGTGGGCGATGCCGAGGTCCGCGCCGTGTTCGATGACGGCGGCCTTGATCAGGTCCAGGTGGGTGGAACCGCAGCCGTCGTTGATGTTGAGGCCGTCCGGCTGGGCACCGAGGGTGACCACCTCGGCGCCGGCCCGGGCGAAGGCCTCGGGGGAGACGCGGGCGGCCGCGCCGTGGGCCTCGTCCAGGACGATCTTCAGGCCGTCCAGGCGGTTCGGCAGGACGCCGATCAGGTGGGCGACGTACTGGTCGAAGCCCTGGTCGTAGTCGCGCACGCGGCCCACGCCGGCGCCGGTGGGGCGGTCCCAGGGGGCGCCGGTGCGGTGCTCCTCGTAGACGGACTCGATGCGGTCCTCGAGGTCGTCCGCGAGCTTGTGGCCGCCCCGGGCGAAGAACTTGACGCCGTTGTCGGGCATCGGGTTGTGGCTCGCGGAGAGCATCACGCCCAGGTCCGCGCCGAGCGCGCCGGTGAGGTAGGCCACGGCCGGGGTCGGCAGCACGCCCACCCGCAGCACGTCGACGCCGGCGCTGGCGAGCCCGGCCACCACCGCGGCCTCCAGGAACTCTCCGGACGCGCGCGGATCCCGTCCCACCACGGCCACCGGCTTGTGGCCCTCGAACGTGCCCGCCTCGGCGAGCACGTGCGCCGCCGCGACCGACAGTCCGAGCGCGAGCTCAGCCGTCAGATCCGCGTTCGCGACACCGCGCACACCGTCCGTACCGAAGAGTCGTCCCACGTCTTTACCTCCGAGATGTTGCCGTGCTCCGCCCCGTACTCACCGGGCGTTCATCCGGTTATACGTCTATACCCCCCGGAATGCGTACGCCCCGGAGACGCACAAAGTGCCTCCGGGGCGTACGTGCAGTGCAGCGCGCGCGTGATGCTTAGCGCTTGCTGTACTGCGGCGCCTTGCGGGCCTTCTTCAGACCGGCCTTCTTGCGCTCGATCTCGCGAGCGTCGCGGGTCAGGAAGCCGGCCTTCTTGAGCGGGCCGCGGTTGTTGTCGACGTCCGCCTCGTTCAGCGCACGGGCGACGCCCAGGCGCAGCGCGCCGGCCTGGCCGGAGATGCCGCCGCCGTTGATGCGGGCGATGACGTCGTAACGGTCGTCGAGCTCAAGGATCTTGAACGGCTCGTTGACTTCCTGCTGGTGCACCTTGTTGGGGAAGTACTCCTCAAGGGTGCGACCGTTGATCGTCCACTTGCCGGAGCCCGGGATGATCCGGACGCGGGCGACGGACTCCTTGCGGCGGCCCGTGCCGGCGGCCGGCTGGGGCTCGCCGAAGCGGGAGGCGAGGGACTCGGAGGTGTACTCCTCCGGGATCTCGATGGTCTCCACGATCTCGCCGTCCTCGACGAGAGGGGTCTCAGGGGTGGTCTCGGCCACGATGCTCCTCAGATGCTTTCTGTATCGGTGGTGGCCGGGACTAGCCCTGCGCGACCTGGCTGATCTCGAACGGAACCGGCTGCTGGGCGCCGTGCGGGTGCTCGGCACCCGCGTACACCTTCAGCTTGGAGAGCATCTGGCGGCCCAGGCTGTTCTTGGGCAGCATGCCCTTGACGGCCTTCTCGATGGCCTTCTCGGGGTTCTTGTCGAGCAGCTCGTCGTAGCGGACGGAACGCAGACCGCCCGGGAAGCCCGAGTGGCGGTAGGCCAGCTTCTGCTGCTTCTTGTTACCGGAGAGGTGCACCTTGTCGGCGTTGATGATGATGACGAAGTCACCGGTGTCGACGTGAGGCGCATAAATCGGCTTGTGCTTGCCCCTCAGGAGGGACGCGGTCTGGGACGCCAGACGGCCCAGGACGACGTCCTGCGCGTCAATGACGTGCCACTGGCGCTGGACATCGCCGGGCTTGGGGCTGAACGTACGCACGGTCGTAGCCTTCGCTTCTTCAGTGAGTGGGTACTGACAAGGCCACCCGGACGATCACGACAGCCCTGTCACCCTGCGGCGACGCATACCGCGAGGTGAACGCTGGTCATCGGCCCGGTGGACCGGCGTAGCGGCCTCTCACGTGAGAACGAGCAAGCCAATACGCATAACGAACCTGCAGAATACCCGCGGCTGCCCGTTCGGGTCAAAACAGCCGGTGCGGGGGCGTGCCCGCACCGGCCGCCCCCGCCCGCACGCCCGCCTCGGGGGCGCGGCCACGGGCCCCCGACCCGGGCCCCCGGTCACCGCTCCCGCGCGACCCGTGTCTCGTCCCACACCGGCTCCGGCGCCTCCCGCACGACCCCGTCCGCACCGAAGACCAGGTACCGGTCGAAGCTGCGGGCGAACCAGCGGTCGTGCGTCACCGCGAGCACGGTCCCGTCGAACGCCTCCAGCCCCTCCTGCAGCGCCTCCGCCGACTCCAGGTCCAGGTTGTCGGTCGGCTCGTCCAGCAGCAGTGCCGTCGCCCCGGCCAGCTCCAGCAGCAGGATCTGGAAGCGCGCCTGCTGCCCGCCCGACAGTTGGTCGAAGCGCTGGTCGCCCTGCCGGTCGAGCTCGTAGCGACGCAGGGCGGACATCGCCTTGCCGCGGTCGCGCGCGTGCTCGGTCCACAGGATGTCGACGAGGGTGCGCCCCGCCAGTTCCGGGTGCGCGTGCGTCTGCGCGAAGTGCCCCGGTACGACCCGCGCGCCCAGCTTCCACTCCCCCGTGTGCCGCACGCCGGGGTCACCGGCCAGCAGCCGCAGGAAGTGCGACTTGCCCGAGCCGTTCGAACCGAGGACGGCCACCCGCTCCCCGTAGAAGACCTCCAGGTCGAACGGCTTCATCAGCCCGGTCAGCTCCAGCCGCCCGCAGGTGACGGCGCGCAGGCCGGTGCGCCCGCCGGACAGCCGCATGCGGATGTCCTGCTCGCGCGGCGGCTCCTGCGGCGGCCCCGCCTCCTCGAACTTCCGCAGCCGGGTCTGCGCGGCCCGGTAGCGGGAGGCCATGTCGGGGCTGATCGCCGCCTGCTGACGGAGGGTCAGCACGAGCTTCTTCAGCCGGGCGTGCTCCTCCTCCCAGCGCCGCCGCAGCTCCTCGAAGCGGGCGAAGCGTTCGCGCCGCGCCTCGTGGTACGTGGCGAAGCCGCTGCCGTGCACCCACACGTCCGAACCGGCCGGTCCCGGCTCCACGCTGACGATCTTCTCGGCGGAGCGGGCCAGCAGCTCCCGGTCGTGGGAGACGAACAGCACCGTCTTCCTGGTCTGCCGCAGCTGCTCCTCCAGCCAGCGCTTCCCGGGGACGTCGAGGTAGTTGTCCGGCTCGTCCAGCAGCAGCACCTCGTCGGTGCCGCGCAGCAGCGCCTCCAGCACCAGCCGCTTCTGCTCGCCGCCCGACAGCGTCCGCACCTCGCGCCACTGGGCCCGCTCGTACGGGACGCCCAGCGCGGCCGTGGTGCACATGTCCCAGACCGTCTCGGCCTCGTAGCCGCGGGCCTCGGCCCAGTCGCTGAGCGCCTGCGCGTAGGCCAGCTGGGCGGCCTCGTCGTCCTGCGCCATGATCTCCAGCTCGGCGGCGTCGACGGCGGCGGCGGCCTCGCGGATCCGCGGCGTCGCCACGGACACCAGCAGGTCCCGCACGGTGCGGTCGTCCCGCACCGAGCCGAC includes:
- the coaA gene encoding type I pantothenate kinase, coding for MISPVSPMPQSAHRPRSEATPYVDLTRAEWSALRDRTPLPLTAEEVERLRGLGDVIDLDEVIDVYLPLSRLLNLYVGATHGLRGAVNTFLDDTGEGHGSQTGTPFVIGVAGSVAVGKSTTARILQALLARWPEHPRVELVTTDGFLLPKAELQRRGLMSRKGFPESYDRRALTRFVADVKAGKDEVRAPVYSHLIYDIVPDEELLVRRPDILIVEGLNVLQPALPGKDGRTRVALADYFDFSVYVDARTEDIEQWYLARFRKLRETAFQNPLSYFHRYTEVSEVEAMEYGRHTWRAINQPNLLENVLPTRGRATLVLRKGPDHKVQKLSLRKL
- the rplM gene encoding 50S ribosomal protein L13, with product MRTFSPKPGDVQRQWHVIDAQDVVLGRLASQTASLLRGKHKPIYAPHVDTGDFVIIINADKVHLSGNKKQQKLAYRHSGFPGGLRSVRYDELLDKNPEKAIEKAVKGMLPKNSLGRQMLSKLKVYAGAEHPHGAQQPVPFEISQVAQG
- a CDS encoding ATP-binding cassette domain-containing protein; translated protein: MGHVDVAHLEYYLPDGRVLLGDVSFRVGEGAAVALVGANGAGKTTLLRLISGELKPHGGTVTVSGGLGVMPQFVGSVRDDRTVRDLLVSVATPRIREAAAAVDAAELEIMAQDDEAAQLAYAQALSDWAEARGYEAETVWDMCTTAALGVPYERAQWREVRTLSGGEQKRLVLEALLRGTDEVLLLDEPDNYLDVPGKRWLEEQLRQTRKTVLFVSHDRELLARSAEKIVSVEPGPAGSDVWVHGSGFATYHEARRERFARFEELRRRWEEEHARLKKLVLTLRQQAAISPDMASRYRAAQTRLRKFEEAGPPQEPPREQDIRMRLSGGRTGLRAVTCGRLELTGLMKPFDLEVFYGERVAVLGSNGSGKSHFLRLLAGDPGVRHTGEWKLGARVVPGHFAQTHAHPELAGRTLVDILWTEHARDRGKAMSALRRYELDRQGDQRFDQLSGGQQARFQILLLELAGATALLLDEPTDNLDLESAEALQEGLEAFDGTVLAVTHDRWFARSFDRYLVFGADGVVREAPEPVWDETRVARER
- the rpsI gene encoding 30S ribosomal protein S9; this encodes MAETTPETPLVEDGEIVETIEIPEEYTSESLASRFGEPQPAAGTGRRKESVARVRIIPGSGKWTINGRTLEEYFPNKVHQQEVNEPFKILELDDRYDVIARINGGGISGQAGALRLGVARALNEADVDNNRGPLKKAGFLTRDAREIERKKAGLKKARKAPQYSKR
- the glmM gene encoding phosphoglucosamine mutase codes for the protein MGRLFGTDGVRGVANADLTAELALGLSVAAAHVLAEAGTFEGHKPVAVVGRDPRASGEFLEAAVVAGLASAGVDVLRVGVLPTPAVAYLTGALGADLGVMLSASHNPMPDNGVKFFARGGHKLADDLEDRIESVYEEHRTGAPWDRPTGAGVGRVRDYDQGFDQYVAHLIGVLPNRLDGLKIVLDEAHGAAARVSPEAFARAGAEVVTLGAQPDGLNINDGCGSTHLDLIKAAVIEHGADLGIAHDGDADRCLAVDHQGNEVDGDQILAVLAVAMREADRLRKNTVVGTVMSNLGFKLAMEREGIELIQTAVGDRYVLESMKEHGYALGGEQSGHVIILDHATTGDGTLTGLMLAARVVSTGRSLAELATVMERLPQVLVNVRDVDRSRVGSSTELSAAVAEAEAELGTTGRVLLRPSGTEPVVRVMVEAADIDHARSVAGRLADVVKSALG